A genomic window from Winogradskyella sp. J14-2 includes:
- a CDS encoding PLP-dependent aminotransferase family protein, whose protein sequence is MNSPVEAILKQLISFDKTIVQPVYVQVSQQIINVIQRGYLVKGTKLPGTRTLSQLLKVHRNTAVAIYDELASQGWVEIIANKGTFVLLPEQATAKIKAATQQVHQAYHYPKKAGFPFQQSFHLATNLQQTQAKYIINDGKPDLRLHPTHQFSRWYSAAMKRKPLIQKWNRTTASSTSVFKTQLCNYLNATRGFHIKPNNLLNTRSSEMSLYIVSQLLIKQNDLVLVGQLSHYASNTIFQEAGATIRTIPVDDDGLDVDYIRQHFVKNRIRFVYVSAHRHYPTTKTLSVERRIQLLELAKDYGFAIIEEDYDYDFQYDGSAMLPMATADAKGMVIYLGKIGQSLFPSFQSGFVVAPENLITEARNYLTILDEQGDIIQEQMLSELIAEGEIYRLLKKNIVTYKKRRDVLCDALKQQFKDVIQFKKPSGGLAIWLRFLKQISLVQLANEAEALDVFLPKTILYQDKDTCAIRFGFGHLDEDEIEDIITRMKQAFDKVI, encoded by the coding sequence TAAAACTATCGTGCAACCTGTCTATGTGCAAGTGTCTCAGCAAATTATAAATGTTATTCAACGTGGTTATTTGGTAAAAGGTACAAAATTACCAGGCACAAGAACATTAAGTCAACTTTTAAAGGTGCATAGAAACACAGCCGTTGCGATCTACGATGAATTGGCATCTCAAGGTTGGGTAGAAATCATTGCCAATAAAGGTACTTTTGTTTTATTGCCAGAACAAGCTACGGCAAAAATTAAAGCTGCTACACAGCAAGTACATCAGGCGTATCATTACCCTAAGAAAGCTGGTTTTCCGTTTCAGCAGTCGTTTCATTTGGCGACTAATCTTCAGCAAACACAGGCTAAATACATTATTAATGATGGTAAGCCAGATTTACGTTTGCATCCAACACATCAATTTTCGAGATGGTATAGCGCAGCTATGAAGCGTAAACCACTCATTCAAAAATGGAACAGAACCACAGCGTCTTCAACTTCAGTATTTAAAACGCAATTGTGTAATTATCTTAATGCCACACGAGGATTTCATATAAAACCCAACAACCTTCTGAATACACGAAGTTCTGAAATGAGTCTTTACATTGTATCGCAATTGTTGATAAAGCAAAACGACTTGGTTTTGGTTGGTCAGTTGAGTCATTATGCGTCTAACACTATTTTTCAAGAAGCAGGAGCTACGATTAGGACAATTCCTGTGGACGACGACGGTCTCGATGTAGATTATATAAGACAGCATTTTGTTAAAAATCGAATCCGATTTGTTTATGTAAGTGCACACAGGCATTACCCAACAACAAAAACCTTGAGTGTAGAACGACGTATTCAATTATTAGAGCTCGCTAAAGATTATGGTTTTGCAATAATTGAAGAAGATTACGATTATGATTTTCAGTACGATGGTTCTGCTATGCTGCCTATGGCTACGGCAGATGCAAAGGGTATGGTAATTTATTTGGGCAAAATAGGGCAATCGTTATTTCCGAGTTTTCAATCTGGATTTGTTGTAGCGCCAGAAAACCTTATTACCGAGGCTCGCAACTATCTCACAATTTTAGATGAGCAAGGTGATATTATACAAGAACAAATGTTATCGGAATTAATTGCTGAAGGTGAAATATACAGATTACTAAAGAAGAATATCGTAACCTACAAAAAACGAAGAGATGTTTTGTGTGACGCTCTAAAACAACAGTTTAAAGATGTTATTCAGTTTAAAAAACCTTCAGGAGGTTTAGCAATTTGGTTAAGATTTTTAAAACAGATTTCTCTGGTGCAATTAGCCAATGAAGCAGAAGCCTTAGATGTGTTTTTACCAAAAACAATTTTATATCAAGATAAAGATACCTGTGCTATTCGGTTTGGTTTTGGACATTTAGATGAAGATGAAATAGAAGATATAATTACTAGAATGAAACAGGCTTTCGATAAGGTGATTTAA